CGGCGAGTTCGCGGGCAAGGTTGTGGCCAAAGCCAAGGCTGGTACGGCCAAGGCCGTTGGTGCAGTGGCGAGCGAAATCAAAGCTCGGTCCGCTGCCCGGCCGGCGGCTAAGCCCCCGGCCAAAGACGGCGCCTTGGTCGAGCCGGCCAGCCCGGCAGCTGCGCCGGCCGCACCTGCCAGCCAGGCAGCCGAGGTTGAGGCCAGCGTTGAAGAAGCCACCGAGCTAGCCGCCCCAGTCACTAAAGCCGAGGCTTCCAGCGCCGCCCAGGCGGCCCAAGCCGCGCCCCCAGAACCGCCAGGCGCCCAGCCGGCCCTTGATGGCGAGGCCGGACCCAAGCCGGTCGCGCCGCGCCCAGCGCCGCGCGGCGCCGGTGGGCCCAGACCGGGCAACAACCCGTTCAGCTCAACCCAGGGTATGCGGGCGCCAGGGCCGAGGCCCGGCAACAACCCCTTTGCCCCGTCCCAGGGCATGCCACGGCCTGGCGGGCGTGGTCCGGGCGATGCCACCAGACCTGGCGGCCCGCGGCCGTCGCCTCGCATGATGCCTGGGCGCTCGTCGCTGGGCCCGGCCGAAGGCGGCGGCGCCGGCGGGCCAGCCGGCCCAATGGCTCCGCCCAGCGGTGGCCCAGGTAGTGGTCCTGGTCGAGGCCGTCGCGGTGGTGGTGGTGGCGGCGGTGGCGCCGGCGGCCCAGGTCTGCCTGGTGGTGGCCGTCCCGGCGGCGGCCGCGGCCGCGGTGGCCGGGGACAAACCCAGGGCGCTTTTGGTCGCGGTGGTGGCAAACCAGCCCGCGGCCGTAAATCGAAGCGGGCCAAACGCCAAGAATTCGAACAGGCCGACGCGCCTATCCTCGGTGGGCTCAGGCTGCCCAAAGGCGACGGCACTTCGGTGGTTCGTTTGCGCCGGGGCGCCTCGCTGACCGATTTTGGCGACAAGATTGGCGCCAACCCAGCGGCCCTGGTCACTGTGCTGTTCAACTTAGGTGAAATGGCCACGGCGACTCAGTCACTCGATGAGGACACGATTGGCACCCTGGGGGCCGAATTAGGCTTCGTCGTGGAAATCGTCTCGCCAGAGGATGAAGACCGCGAGTTGCTCGATTCGTTCGACATTGACCTGCAAGGTGAGCTTGATGCCGAAACAGATGAGGACCTTGAGCCGCGCCCACCGGTAGTGACGGTGATGGGCCACGTTGACCACGGTAAAACCAAGCTACTTGACGCCATTAGACACACATCGGTGGTCGAAGGCGAACACGGCGGCATCACCCAGCATATTGGTGCTTATCAGATCGCTGCCGAACACGACGGCGGTCAACGCGCCATCACTTTCATTGACACCCCTGGTCACGAAGCCTTTACCGCCATGCGTGCGCGTGGCGCCAAGGTCACCGACATTGCCGTTCTGGTGGTGGCGGCCGATGACGGCGTTATGCCGCAAACCATTGAGGCCCTCAACCACGCCCAGGCGGCCGATGTGCCGGTAGTGGTGGCGGTCAACAAAGTTGACGTTGACGGGGCCAACCCGTCCAAGATCCGTCAGCAGCTGACCGAATACAACCTGGTGGCTGAGGAATATGGCGGCGAAACCATGTTTGTCGACGTTTCTGCCAAACAACGCACCGGTATCGATGACCTGTTAGAGGCCATTCTGCTGACGGCTGATGCCGGGCTAGACCTCAGGGCCAAGGCTGACAAGGCCGCCCGCGGTGTGGCCATCGAGGCCAATTTGGATAAGGGCCGCGGTGCCGTAGTGACTGCTCTGGTCCAGTCCGGCACTTTGAGTGTGGGCGATTCGGTAGTGGCCGGCACGGCCTATGGTCGTGTCAGGGCGATGTTCGATGAGCACGGCCAATCGGTCAAACAGGCCACGCCTTCCAGGCCGGTCCAGGTTATTGGCATGACCTCGGTGCCAAGGGCCGGTGACACTTTGTTGGTGGCGCCAGATGACCGCACCGCCCGCCAAATCGCTGAGAAACGCGAAGCGGCCGAGCGGGCCGCCACGCTGGCCAAGCGGCGCAAGCGGATTAGCTTGGAAGATTTCACCCAGGCGCTCGAACTGGGCAAGGTCGAAACCTTGAACCTGGTGATCAAGGGCGATGTTTCCGGTTCGGTCGAAGCCTTGGAAGACTCCCTGCTGCAGATCGACGTGGGCGAAACCGTGGCTTTGCGGGTAATCCACCGCGGAGTTGGCGCCATCACCCAAAACGACGTCAACCTGGCCGGGGTCGACAACGCCATCATCATTGGCTTCAACGTTCGCTTCGCCGAGCGGGTCGAAGAACTGGCTGACCGCGAAGGCGTCGACGTGCGCTTCTATTCAGTTATCTACCAGGCCATCGATGATGTCGAGGCTGCCTTGAAAGGCCTGCTCAAACCGGAATTCGAAGAGATCCGACTGGGCAGCGCCGAGGTCCGCGAAGTATTCCGTTCCTCGAAGTTCGGCAATATTGCCGGCTGTTTGGTGCGCAGCGGCGAAATCCGGCGCGGTTCGAAGGTCCGGTTACTGCGCGACGGCACTGTGGTGGGCGAGAACCTTTCGGTCGAATCACTGCGTCGGTTTAAGGATGATGTGGTCGAGGTCCGTGACGGTTTCGAATGCGGTATTGGCCTTGGTTCGTTCAACGATGTCAAGGTCGAAGACGTGATCGAAACCTACGAAGTGCGCGAAAAGGAGAGGGTCTAGATGGGCGAGTCACCTCGCCAGCGCCGCTTGGCTGAACGGATTCAGCAGGTCGTGGCGCAGGTGTTGGAACGCCGGGTGAAGGATCCACGGCTCGGTTTCGTCACGGTAACCGAGGTGCGGGTGACGGGCGATCTACAGCACGCCACGGTTTTCTACACCGTGCTGGGCGATGACGACGCCCGGGACGATACGGCCGCGGCCTTGGCCAGTGCCAAGGGCCTGTTGCGCAGCGAGGTTGGCAAGGCCACCGGGCTGCGCTTGACCCCGTCGTTGGACTTCATCTTGGACCAGTTGCCGGAAGGCGCCAGTCGCATCGATGACGCCCTACGTGAGGCCGCGGCGCGGGACGCCGAACTGGCCTCCAAGGCTCATGGCGCCTCTTACGCTGGGGATGAGGACCCGTACAAGCGTCCGGTCGAGCCGGATGAGGACCTGGACCAACGCCCGGCCGCGC
Above is a genomic segment from Micrococcales bacterium containing:
- the infB gene encoding translation initiation factor IF-2, which translates into the protein MQKQRVSALAKELGVPSKVLLEKLKELGEFVKSAASTIEAPVVRRLREEFPPPPEEPEEPPAPPVEPPAADAGPPAEASTRPAKGVEPGQAAAEPVAPPAPAAAPEAAPAAPAKAPGEVAGGTAAAKAGEFAGKVVAKAKAGTAKAVGAVASEIKARSAARPAAKPPAKDGALVEPASPAAAPAAPASQAAEVEASVEEATELAAPVTKAEASSAAQAAQAAPPEPPGAQPALDGEAGPKPVAPRPAPRGAGGPRPGNNPFSSTQGMRAPGPRPGNNPFAPSQGMPRPGGRGPGDATRPGGPRPSPRMMPGRSSLGPAEGGGAGGPAGPMAPPSGGPGSGPGRGRRGGGGGGGGAGGPGLPGGGRPGGGRGRGGRGQTQGAFGRGGGKPARGRKSKRAKRQEFEQADAPILGGLRLPKGDGTSVVRLRRGASLTDFGDKIGANPAALVTVLFNLGEMATATQSLDEDTIGTLGAELGFVVEIVSPEDEDRELLDSFDIDLQGELDAETDEDLEPRPPVVTVMGHVDHGKTKLLDAIRHTSVVEGEHGGITQHIGAYQIAAEHDGGQRAITFIDTPGHEAFTAMRARGAKVTDIAVLVVAADDGVMPQTIEALNHAQAADVPVVVAVNKVDVDGANPSKIRQQLTEYNLVAEEYGGETMFVDVSAKQRTGIDDLLEAILLTADAGLDLRAKADKAARGVAIEANLDKGRGAVVTALVQSGTLSVGDSVVAGTAYGRVRAMFDEHGQSVKQATPSRPVQVIGMTSVPRAGDTLLVAPDDRTARQIAEKREAAERAATLAKRRKRISLEDFTQALELGKVETLNLVIKGDVSGSVEALEDSLLQIDVGETVALRVIHRGVGAITQNDVNLAGVDNAIIIGFNVRFAERVEELADREGVDVRFYSVIYQAIDDVEAALKGLLKPEFEEIRLGSAEVREVFRSSKFGNIAGCLVRSGEIRRGSKVRLLRDGTVVGENLSVESLRRFKDDVVEVRDGFECGIGLGSFNDVKVEDVIETYEVREKERV
- the rbfA gene encoding 30S ribosome-binding factor RbfA, producing the protein MGESPRQRRLAERIQQVVAQVLERRVKDPRLGFVTVTEVRVTGDLQHATVFYTVLGDDDARDDTAAALASAKGLLRSEVGKATGLRLTPSLDFILDQLPEGASRIDDALREAAARDAELASKAHGASYAGDEDPYKRPVEPDEDLDQRPAAPSEGEA